Sequence from the Bacillus thuringiensis genome:
CAGCAGGATTTGGTGGGCAACCAGGGATATACACGTCAACAGGTACAATTTGATCTACACCTTTCACAACAGCGTACGAATTTACATATGGACCACCTGCAGTCGCACAAGATCCCATTGCAATAACCCATTTTGGTTCAGGCATTTGATCATATAAGCGCCGAACAATAGGAGCCATCTTCTTCGTTACCGTTCCCGATACAATCATAACGTCCGATTGCCTTGGTGAAGTCCGAAAAAATGACCCAAATCGGTCTAAATCGTAATGTGATGAACCTACTCCCATCATTTCAATGGCACAGCATGCCAGTCCGAATGTCATCGGCCATAATGAATTGCTCCGTGCCCATCCTTTCAACTGTTCCAATGTAGAAAAAAAGATATTTCGTTCTAATTCCGCTCGCTCATTTGGATGTAATTCCTCAAAATTTATAACCATTGTAACACCTTCTTTTTCCAAGCATACGCTAATCCAACTAGCAACATTACAACAAAGATGAGCATTTCAATCAGTGCAAATAAACCGAGCTTGTCATATGCAACAGCCCATGGATATAAAAATAAAGTTTCTACATCAAAGATGACAAACAATAAAGCAAAAATATAATAACGAGCATGAAACCGAATATTTGCATCATGAAAAGGCTCTATCCCACTCTCATACGTCGTCGCTTTCGCTGCACTTGGTTTGTTTGGACGCAGCATCCTTCCTAATGTAAGAGCCACTACCGGAAGCAATATGCCTAATAGCAAGAAAATCAAAACGATCATATAACTATTTTCATATACACTTGCCATTGTGAAACCCTCCCCCCTGAATTAAGAACAAGTTCACTTAGTAAACAATATGTCCTAGTTGCAGTAATTATTATTTTTAAATTTTTCTAAATAATGCAACTATTTTATTCATTATAGCAAACTTCAAATTCTTATGTCGACATGTTGAGGACAGAAACGAGAATTATTAAAATCTGTTTTTATAACTGGCTCTATCTGTGCAAAATAAGTATAGAAACTATAAAAAATAAAAAGAGGAATTTATATGTATATCCCGTGGGTGAGATAAATGAAAAAACAAACACATGTAAGTATTCTTATAAGCATTACATTGTTATCTATATTGATTCATTACGTGGCAATGCCTTTTCTATATGAATACTCATTTCCTTTTCAAATATTAATTGGCATGAGTACATTGTTCATTGATATTATCGCTTGTAGTTATATACTTTATTTTTCAAACATGAAAGAAGGGTTACCTCGTTTATTTTGGACCATTTTATCTGTTGGAACCCTCTCTTATTTCATTGGTGATATCGTCGTTGCCTATCAACGTTTAATTTTAAAGGACTACTATACATTCGTTGATCCGTCTGATTTTTTTTACCTACTTTTTTTAATTAGCTTTGCATTTGCCTTTCTATATGAAATTATTCATAACCGAGATTTATTAGAAAAGCTTTTTATGATATGTGATATTTGTATTATTGTTACAGCACAATTTACTTTAAGTTACTACTTACTTATTGAACGAACCATTCACATCTCTTCAACATCCTATATCGACATATTTGTTCAACTTACCTATCCAATGACTGATTTACTCTTTTTTCTCATAGGAATTAACCTTTTATTCAAACCACTTTCCTTATTACCGAAAAAAGTTGGTGCGCTCCTTGGCAGTGCTTTAATTTTATATGCGACTACAGATGCGATTTATGCTTATATCAAATACTTCATACCTGAGTATTCTATGTTTACAATTACTCCTCTCTATCAAGTAACTTTAGTACTAGTAGCAATCGCCTGTATTCTTCATACAAAAGAACCTGAAAGACAAGAACAAGTGCTATTAACACCTAAACTTGGGGAATCGATCAGATTATCATTACCTTATATTTCTGTCGTAATGCTTATTGTTTTCATATTAGTTGAATACGTTTTTGCACCTATTGTAGTAATCGGGCTTATGATAACTTTCTCCTTCGTTCTCATACGCCATAGTTTAGTTCGAAAACAAAATAAAATATTATTACTAGCCCAAATGCAATTCAACTCAGAACTCGAAAAGCAAATTGAACTGCGTACAGAAGATTTAGTAGAACAAAAAAATGAACTATATCATAACCAACAAATGTTTAAATCTTTATACGAGCATCATCCAGATCCAATCTTCACATTAGATTTATACGGTAATTTTCTGAAAGTGAATAACGCTGGTACGACTTTACTTGGTTATCAAACGAATGAATTATTAAACCAACCTTACTATTCACTTACGTATGAAGAAGATTTGGAAGAAATCATTAATGCCTTTCATCGCGTAAAAAAGGGGAAATCTATTTCTTTAGAAATACGGGCATATCATAAAAATAGAGATATTTACTACTTGCATGTGACAGCTGTTCCTATCTTTTTAAAGAATCATATTTCTGGAGTTTATTTAATGATTAAAGATATTACAGAAAGCAAACAACAACAAGAACAAATTAATTTTCTAGCATATCATGATACGCTAACAGAGCTTGCAAATCGACGTGCATTTCATCAATATGTAGAACAAGCAATTGCTCGATCCGAGATATCAAAAATGCCTTTTGCTGTTATGTTTCTTGACCTAGACCGCTTTAAGGTTATTAATGATACCCTCGGTCATAGGGTAGGAGATCTGCTATTAATTGCAGTAGCAAAAAGACTCGAAAGTATAGCGACACCAAATATGAAGCTTGCCCGATTAGCTGGAGATGAGTTCACAATACTTATCGAAAATTATAAAAAGAGGCCAGATGTGAAAAAAATAGCTGATACGATTGTAGCAGCCATGAATGAACCATTTGAAATTGAAAATCAACATTTACAAATCTCACCGAGCATCGGGATTGCAATATATCCTGAAGCAGGCGAAGATCCGTTATCAATTTTACAACATGCTGATATGGCCATGTACGAAGCAAAAAATAAAGGAAAAAATGGTAGCTCTCTGTACACGAAAGAATTGTATAAAAAAACGGAACGAAAAGCTCGAATTGAAAAAGATTTACCACTCGCTTTAGTAAACGAAGAATTTTATCTCGTCTATCAACCACAAATTGATATTACGACGAACAAGATTATTGGTGCTGAAGCATTGCTACGCTGGAAACACCCACTCCTAGGTGACATTCCGCCATGTGAGTTCATTCCAATTGTAGAGGAGACTCCCCAAGTCATTCCACTTGGCCATTGGGTATTAAATGAATCTTGTCGTCAACTAAAAATATGGCATACTTTTGGCTATAAAGATTTAAAAATAAGTGTTAACTTATCGGCTAAAGAGTTCCAGCAAAATAATTTAATTAAGAATATTTTACAAATAATAACAGACGTTAAAGTCGATCCAAAAGATGTAACACTTGAGTTAACAGAACGAATTGCCATGATCGATGAAAAAGAAACGTTATCTAAGCTAAAGCAATTAAAGGAATATGGTATTCAAACGTCCATTGATGACTTTGGAACCGGCTATTCTTCTCTCGCTTATTTGTCCATTTTCCCTATCGATACATTAAAAGTACCGAGAGAGTTTACACAACTAGCCGATCATCGGCCTGAGGAAAGAGCCATCGTTTCCACTATCCTTTCCCTTGCAAATACTTTAAATCTTTCTGTCGTTGCTGAAGGAATTGAAACAGAAAAACAACTTAAATTTCTTCAAAAGAACAACTGTAAATATATGCAAGGTTACTATTTCAGCAAACCACTTACGGGTCATCAATTTATACAATTTCTACAAAAAACACCCAGTATGAACCAATAGCTCATACTGGGTGTTTTTATCATGCTATTTACGGACAGTAAAACGAGTAAACAAGGTGGGATGTCTCCACTAATTAAAGTTTCACTTTATAGTGTCGGAATTTTTTTCTCGTAATATTCCTCTGCAATCTCTTCATAAAAAGCTGCTGACGTCGTATAAAAATATGGAATTAGCCATAGGAATCCAATCCCTAATGTAATACAACTCAATATAAACCAACCAATAAAGCTTAAACATAAAATGAAATACTCCATCTTATGTCCATCCATCATACGACGGCTTTCTGTAATAGCCTGGTTTATAGAATACTCAGGATGATCATTTATAATAAAATACGTCATTGCATAAGAAAATGATTTAATAATGCCTGGAATAATAAATAGTAAAAACCATAAGAAAATATAAATGTTTACTACTATATATAATAAAAATGACTTTATAAACTTACTTCCTTCTGTAAACCATCTGAATATATGCCCAATACGCGCTTCTTTTTCACGAATAATATGTAACGCTAAATAATAACCACCTAACGTTAATGGACCTATCATCAATATTGTAATAACATCTACTGAAAGTGAGTTATTTACTTCTTTCCAATCCCAAAATTGAGAGAAAATGAAATCAACACTAAGACTAAAAACTGAAATAAGAATCGAAATCAGTAATGTTGCCCCGACAGCTAAGCCCCATTTTCCTTCTAATGAATCTAGCGCTTCTCCTTTTAAATCACTAATCATAATTTTCCTCCTATACATAATAACTCTATTAGTATAGCATGTTCCGACTACAATTCATCTTTTGAAAGATAGCGATAAAAATGCGCTGTCGTTGTACTCATATATGGGCTAAGCCAAAGAAAACCTATTCCAAGTGTTAAAATCGCTAAAATACCCCATCCTATAAAACTAAGCCATAAAAGAAACAAATCTAATTTATGTCCCTTCATAAGATGCTTACTTTCTTTCATTGCTTGTGACACACTATACTCTGGATTTTCAACCATTACATAGTACGTCATCGCATAAGAAAAATACATCACAATCATAACAACGATCGAAATAGCTATTAGTACAAAGAAAGCAATAGTAAACGATGGATTTCCTTCTTCACCAAAAAATGCGAATAAGGCTACTAGCAACATCGGAATCCATGTACCTGTATATAATAGAATCGCAAGCATAGCCCACATCGTTTTCATCATTCTTTTAAAGCCACGAAATCCTTCGAATAAGTGATCTACTTTAGCACCTTCTCGCTTACTAATTTGTAAAAATACATTTATATAACCGTATGAGGTAATACCATATGATGCGTTACTTAAAATTATCATAATGCAATAAAAAACACCAAATGTAATACCTGCGCCAATTGATATGGTTTCCTGTTCAAGTGGACCTGTTAAACCAGCAAATAAGAAAAATATAATAATTCCTGGAATTAGAAGTATAAGCATTGCAGCCATTGAAACAACATAACTTAAAATAAAATATAAAATCGTTGATCCAACACCTAGTCCCCATTTTCCCTTTAAAGAGTGCAACGCTTCTCGTTTCATTTCACCGATCATTTATTCATCCCCTTTATAAATTGTTGTCTATTCTCTACTTATACAAGCATCAATATAATTATACCATTTTTGTAAAATTATCCATAAACTACATAAAAAAATCCGTAAAGGCAAAGCCTTTACGGATTTTTTTATTTCATATCAGAAACGTTTAAACGGTTCACGGCACGTTGTAATGCCATTTCTGCACGTTTAAAGTCAACATGTGCTTGCTTATCTTGCATACGTTGCTCAGCGCGACGCTTCGCTTCATTTGCACGATGGATATCGATATGGTTTGCTTCTTCAGCAGATGATGATAATACAGTTACTTTATCTGGACGAACTTCGATAAAGCCACCGCTTACTGCTACATAATCAGTGTGTCCACCATTTTTCAGACGAACTGCACTAATTTTTAATGGTGCAACAGTTGGAATGTGACCCGGTAAGATCCCCATTTCCCCACTCTCTGCTTTTACACTTACCATTTCTACTTCTTTTTCGTAAACCGGTCCATCAGGAGTTACAATACTGACTGGAAATGTCTTCATACTTCGTCCCTCCTAAGGCCTTACGCCATCATTTTCTTCGCGTTTTCAATAACTTCTTCAATGCCACCAACTAAACGGAATGCATCTTCTGGAAGGTCATCATATTTTCCTTCTAGAATTTCTTTGAAACCACTAACTGTATTTTTCACAGGTACGTAAGAACCTTTTTGACCTGTAAACTGCTCAGCTACGTGGAAGTTTTGAGATAAGAAGAATTGAATACGACGAGCACGATGTACAACTAACTTATCTTCTTCAGATAACTCATCCATACCTAAGATAGCGATGATATCTTGAAGCTCTTTATAACGTTGTAAAGTTTGCTGTACTTGACGAGCTACTTCATAATGTTCTTCTCCCACGATTTCTGGAGAAAGTGCACGAGATGTAGATGCTAATGGATCTACGGCTGGGTAAATACCCATTTGTGTTAAACGACGCTCTAAGTTTGTTGTTGCATCTAAGTGAGCGAACGTTGTAGCTGGTGCTGGGTCAGTATAGTCATCGGCTGGTACATATACCGCTTGGATAGACGTGATAGACCCTTTATTTGTAGATGTAATACGCTCTTGTAATTGACCCATTTCTGTTGCAAGTGTTGGTTGGTAACCTACCGCAGATGGCATACGACCAAGAAGGGCAGATACTTCAGAACCCGCTTGCGTGAAACGGAAGATGTTATCGATGAACAATAGTACGTCTTGTCCTTGCTCATCACGGAAATGCTCAGCCATTGTTAAACCTGTTAATGCAACACGTTGACGTGCTCCAGGTGGCTCGTTCATTTGTCCGAATACCATCGCAGTTTTCTTGATTACGCCAGAATCGCTCATTTCGTGGTATAAGTCATTACCCTCACGAGTACGCTCACCTACACCAGCGAATACAGAGATACCACCGTGCTCTTGTGCGATGTTGTTGATTAATTCCTGAATTAGTACTGTTTTACCTACGCCGGCACCACCGAATAGACCGATCTTACCACCCTTAATGTAAGGAGCAAGTAAGTCTACTACTTTAATACCAGTTTCAAGAATTTCTACTTTCGTAGATAATTCTTCGAATGCAGGTGCTTGACGGTGAATTGGATCACGGTGTACATCCGCAGGAAGTTCACCATCTAAGTCAATTGCATCACCTAATACGTTAAATACACGACCAAGTGTTGCATCACCAACTGGTACAGAGATTGCTTTACCAGTATCTTCTACTTCTGTGCCACGAACAAGTCCATCTGTGGAAGACATTGCAACTGTACGAACTGTGTCATCACCTAAATGAAGTGCAACTTCAAATGTTAAGTTAATGTTTGCTCCGTTTTCGTTGCTTTGTTTTACCGTAAGGGCGTTGTAGATTTCTGGTAGCTTTCCGCCATCAAACTTAACGTCTACAACCGGACCCATGATTTGCGTAACGCGCCCTTTATTCATCGGGTTCCCTCCTAGCTTTCTTTTAATTAGCCAGCTTTCTAAGAGAAGTCGGCTTTTAATTTTTTATTAGTTTAGCTTATACGACTCTTTTGACAGCGCCGCTTCCACTTTTTATTGAATCTAGCTCCAGCGGTTAGAATGTTCGGTGGCTTCGCTTTTTCCTACGAGGCACAAATCGCCTCTACGTCAAAAGCTCCATCTCCCTCTCATTCTGAACGAACCGCTTCCGCTTTTTAATACTATTCTAACGCTGCCGCGCCACCAACGATTTCCGTAATTTCTTGCGTAATCGCTGCTTGACGTGCACGGTTGAATGAAAGTGTAAGTGAATCGATAACTTCCATTGCGTTGTCTGTAGCACTCTTCATTGCTGTCATACGCGCCGCGTGCTCACTTGCTTTACCGTCTAGTAATGCACCGTACACTAAGCTTTCTGCGTATTGTGGCAATAGTACTTTTAAAATTTCTTCTTCAGAAGGTTCAAATTCATAAGCTGTCGTCGGTTTGTTAGACGCCACATCAGTAAGCGGTAAAATTTTATTTTCCGTTACTTCTTGTGAAATTTTACTTACGTAATGGTTGTAGTAAATGTACAGCTCATCATAAGCACCATCTGCGAACATCGCAATTGCTCGAGAAGCAAGATCTTTAATATCAGTAAATGATGGGTGGTCAGATAATCCAACTACTTCATCAATGATGTTAAAGCCGCGACGTTTTAAATAATCACGTCCTAGTCGTCCAAGCACAATAATTGAATATTGGTTTGAATCCATATTATGACGTTCACGAACTACGTTACTTACCGTACGTAATACGTTACTGTTATAACCACCTGCTAGTCCGCGATCAGATGTAATAACGATGTATCCTGTACGCTTTACAGGACGCGCATTTAGCATTGGATGATTAATTCCTTTACTTCCTTGCGCAATGCTCGCTACTACTTCTTGAATCTTTTCCATATACGGAACGAAAGATTTAGCATTTTGCTCTGCACGGTTTAACTTAGATGCAGATACCATCTCCATCGCTTTCGTAATTTGACTCGTTTTCTTTGTCGAGGTAATCTTCGCTTTTATATCGCGTAAAGATGCCACAGGTTTTCACCACCTTTTTTCCGGAAGTTGGCACGATTAGTAAGAATCCTCTTCCTAATCTACGTTGCAAGATATTCTTGCTCATGATTGAAGGAAAAGAATAGGTGCACCTACTCTTTTCCTCTACATAACCGTCAGCAATCTCAGAAATTGAGATGCCTATATATATTATTATCTAGCTCCAGCGGCTTGAATGTTCGGTGGCTTCACTTCTTCCTACGAGGCAAAGACCGCCTCTTTGTCAGAAGCTCCATCCCCCTCACATTCAGGACGAGCCGCTTCCGCTTTTATTACTCAGAAGCTACGAATACTTTTTTAAATCCGTTAATTGCTGCTGCAAATTTGTCATCATCCGCAAGTTTCTTAGTTGTGCGGATTTCGCTTAATAAGTCAGCTGCATTTGAATCTAACCAAGCATGGAATTCTTCTTCGAAACGAGTGATATCGACTACTGGGATATCATCTAGGAATCCACGTGTTAAAGCGTAAAGAATGATAACTTGTTTCTCTACACGTAACGGTTTGTGTAATCCTTGTTTTAATACCTCAACTGTACGAGCACCACGGTTTAGTTTCGCTTGTGTTGCTTTATCAAGGTCAGAACCGAACTGAGCGAACGCTTCTAACTCACGGTAAGATGCAAGGTCAAGACGAAGTGTACCTGATACTTTACTCATTGCTTTAATCTGAGCAGATCCACCTACACGTGATACAGAAGTACCCGCATCGATCGCTGGACGTACACCAGAGAAGAATAGGTCAGATTGTAAGAAGATTTGTCCATCCGTAATTGAGATTACGTTTGTTGGGATGTAAGCTGATACGTCCCCTGCTTGTGTTTCGATGAAAGGTAGTGCAGTTAAAGAACCGCCGCCTCTTGCATCACTTAATTTTGCTGCACGCTCTAATAAGCGAGAATGTAAGTAGAATACATCCCCTGGATAAGCTTCACGACCTGGAGGACGACGTAATAGTAATGACAGCTCACGGTAAGCCGCTGCTTGTTTTGATAAGTCATCATATACTACTAATACGTGTTTACCATTGTACATGAACTCTTCACCCATTGTTACACCAGCATAAGGAGCTAAGTATAATAATGGAGCTGGTTGAGAAGCAGATGCAGTTACAACGATTGTGTAATCTAATGCACCGTGCTTACGTAGTGTTTCTACTACGTTACGTACAGTTGATTCTTTTTGTCCGATAGCTACATAGATACAAATCATATCTTCATCTTTTTGGTTAATGATTGTATCAAGTGCAACTGCTGTTTTACCTGTTTGGCGGTCACCGATGATTAACTCACGTTGTCCACGGCCAATTGGTACAAGAGCATCGATCGCTTTAATACCTGTTTGAAGTGGCTCATGAACAGATTTACGATC
This genomic interval carries:
- the nuoB gene encoding NADH-quinone oxidoreductase subunit NuoB; amino-acid sequence: MVINFEELHPNERAELERNIFFSTLEQLKGWARSNSLWPMTFGLACCAIEMMGVGSSHYDLDRFGSFFRTSPRQSDVMIVSGTVTKKMAPIVRRLYDQMPEPKWVIAMGSCATAGGPYVNSYAVVKGVDQIVPVDVYIPGCPPNPAALIYGINKLKEKIRYEAKTGKQVTNK
- the nuoA gene encoding NADH-quinone oxidoreductase subunit NuoA, with amino-acid sequence MASVYENSYMIVLIFLLLGILLPVVALTLGRMLRPNKPSAAKATTYESGIEPFHDANIRFHARYYIFALLFVIFDVETLFLYPWAVAYDKLGLFALIEMLIFVVMLLVGLAYAWKKKVLQWL
- a CDS encoding putative bifunctional diguanylate cyclase/phosphodiesterase, translating into MKKQTHVSILISITLLSILIHYVAMPFLYEYSFPFQILIGMSTLFIDIIACSYILYFSNMKEGLPRLFWTILSVGTLSYFIGDIVVAYQRLILKDYYTFVDPSDFFYLLFLISFAFAFLYEIIHNRDLLEKLFMICDICIIVTAQFTLSYYLLIERTIHISSTSYIDIFVQLTYPMTDLLFFLIGINLLFKPLSLLPKKVGALLGSALILYATTDAIYAYIKYFIPEYSMFTITPLYQVTLVLVAIACILHTKEPERQEQVLLTPKLGESIRLSLPYISVVMLIVFILVEYVFAPIVVIGLMITFSFVLIRHSLVRKQNKILLLAQMQFNSELEKQIELRTEDLVEQKNELYHNQQMFKSLYEHHPDPIFTLDLYGNFLKVNNAGTTLLGYQTNELLNQPYYSLTYEEDLEEIINAFHRVKKGKSISLEIRAYHKNRDIYYLHVTAVPIFLKNHISGVYLMIKDITESKQQQEQINFLAYHDTLTELANRRAFHQYVEQAIARSEISKMPFAVMFLDLDRFKVINDTLGHRVGDLLLIAVAKRLESIATPNMKLARLAGDEFTILIENYKKRPDVKKIADTIVAAMNEPFEIENQHLQISPSIGIAIYPEAGEDPLSILQHADMAMYEAKNKGKNGSSLYTKELYKKTERKARIEKDLPLALVNEEFYLVYQPQIDITTNKIIGAEALLRWKHPLLGDIPPCEFIPIVEETPQVIPLGHWVLNESCRQLKIWHTFGYKDLKISVNLSAKEFQQNNLIKNILQIITDVKVDPKDVTLELTERIAMIDEKETLSKLKQLKEYGIQTSIDDFGTGYSSLAYLSIFPIDTLKVPREFTQLADHRPEERAIVSTILSLANTLNLSVVAEGIETEKQLKFLQKNNCKYMQGYYFSKPLTGHQFIQFLQKTPSMNQ
- a CDS encoding DUF975 family protein, which gives rise to MISDLKGEALDSLEGKWGLAVGATLLISILISVFSLSVDFIFSQFWDWKEVNNSLSVDVITILMIGPLTLGGYYLALHIIREKEARIGHIFRWFTEGSKFIKSFLLYIVVNIYIFLWFLLFIIPGIIKSFSYAMTYFIINDHPEYSINQAITESRRMMDGHKMEYFILCLSFIGWFILSCITLGIGFLWLIPYFYTTSAAFYEEIAEEYYEKKIPTL
- a CDS encoding DUF975 family protein, whose protein sequence is MIGEMKREALHSLKGKWGLGVGSTILYFILSYVVSMAAMLILLIPGIIIFFLFAGLTGPLEQETISIGAGITFGVFYCIMIILSNASYGITSYGYINVFLQISKREGAKVDHLFEGFRGFKRMMKTMWAMLAILLYTGTWIPMLLVALFAFFGEEGNPSFTIAFFVLIAISIVVMIVMYFSYAMTYYVMVENPEYSVSQAMKESKHLMKGHKLDLFLLWLSFIGWGILAILTLGIGFLWLSPYMSTTTAHFYRYLSKDEL
- the atpC gene encoding F0F1 ATP synthase subunit epsilon; this encodes MKTFPVSIVTPDGPVYEKEVEMVSVKAESGEMGILPGHIPTVAPLKISAVRLKNGGHTDYVAVSGGFIEVRPDKVTVLSSSAEEANHIDIHRANEAKRRAEQRMQDKQAHVDFKRAEMALQRAVNRLNVSDMK
- the atpD gene encoding F0F1 ATP synthase subunit beta; its protein translation is MNKGRVTQIMGPVVDVKFDGGKLPEIYNALTVKQSNENGANINLTFEVALHLGDDTVRTVAMSSTDGLVRGTEVEDTGKAISVPVGDATLGRVFNVLGDAIDLDGELPADVHRDPIHRQAPAFEELSTKVEILETGIKVVDLLAPYIKGGKIGLFGGAGVGKTVLIQELINNIAQEHGGISVFAGVGERTREGNDLYHEMSDSGVIKKTAMVFGQMNEPPGARQRVALTGLTMAEHFRDEQGQDVLLFIDNIFRFTQAGSEVSALLGRMPSAVGYQPTLATEMGQLQERITSTNKGSITSIQAVYVPADDYTDPAPATTFAHLDATTNLERRLTQMGIYPAVDPLASTSRALSPEIVGEEHYEVARQVQQTLQRYKELQDIIAILGMDELSEEDKLVVHRARRIQFFLSQNFHVAEQFTGQKGSYVPVKNTVSGFKEILEGKYDDLPEDAFRLVGGIEEVIENAKKMMA
- the atpG gene encoding F0F1 ATP synthase subunit gamma gives rise to the protein MASLRDIKAKITSTKKTSQITKAMEMVSASKLNRAEQNAKSFVPYMEKIQEVVASIAQGSKGINHPMLNARPVKRTGYIVITSDRGLAGGYNSNVLRTVSNVVRERHNMDSNQYSIIVLGRLGRDYLKRRGFNIIDEVVGLSDHPSFTDIKDLASRAIAMFADGAYDELYIYYNHYVSKISQEVTENKILPLTDVASNKPTTAYEFEPSEEEILKVLLPQYAESLVYGALLDGKASEHAARMTAMKSATDNAMEVIDSLTLSFNRARQAAITQEITEIVGGAAALE
- the atpA gene encoding F0F1 ATP synthase subunit alpha, which produces MSIRAEEISALIKQQIENYQSEIEVSDVGTVIQVGDGIARAHGLDNVMAGELVEFSNGVMGLAQNLEENNVGIIILGPYTEIREGDEVRRTGRIMQVPVGKELIGRVVNPLGQPVDGLGPINTTNTRPIESPAPGVMDRKSVHEPLQTGIKAIDALVPIGRGQRELIIGDRQTGKTAVALDTIINQKDEDMICIYVAIGQKESTVRNVVETLRKHGALDYTIVVTASASQPAPLLYLAPYAGVTMGEEFMYNGKHVLVVYDDLSKQAAAYRELSLLLRRPPGREAYPGDVFYLHSRLLERAAKLSDARGGGSLTALPFIETQAGDVSAYIPTNVISITDGQIFLQSDLFFSGVRPAIDAGTSVSRVGGSAQIKAMSKVSGTLRLDLASYRELEAFAQFGSDLDKATQAKLNRGARTVEVLKQGLHKPLRVEKQVIILYALTRGFLDDIPVVDITRFEEEFHAWLDSNAADLLSEIRTTKKLADDDKFAAAINGFKKVFVASE